One genomic segment of Humidesulfovibrio mexicanus includes these proteins:
- a CDS encoding M48 family metallopeptidase, with protein sequence MFGRTRKPARPEPPARFELLLDGEPAPVELSFDGFRSLRISIRPEGLLRVRAPKGTSKAFILERLEAKAAWIHRHLESFRQRKQAAPPPLFEDGARLLHLGAQLTLSLAREPRNSVRLEGERLIVATRREPTPEAVRRLVEGWRTVQARELFAHVIRELLPRLDALGAPRPKALTIRAMKSRWGSCSRQRRITLNLHLVKAPLVCIEYVAAHELCHLLRHAHDARFYALLAAVMPDWKQRRALLAAQPMD encoded by the coding sequence ATGTTCGGCCGCACGCGCAAACCCGCCCGGCCCGAGCCTCCCGCGCGCTTCGAGCTGCTTCTGGACGGCGAACCCGCGCCCGTGGAGCTCTCCTTCGACGGCTTCCGCAGTCTGCGCATCTCCATCCGGCCCGAGGGGCTGCTGCGGGTGCGCGCGCCCAAGGGCACTTCCAAGGCCTTCATCCTGGAGCGGCTGGAGGCCAAGGCGGCCTGGATACACAGACATCTCGAATCCTTCCGCCAGCGCAAACAGGCCGCGCCCCCGCCGCTGTTCGAGGACGGCGCCAGACTGTTGCACCTGGGCGCCCAGCTGACCTTGAGCCTTGCGCGGGAACCGCGCAACAGCGTGCGTCTGGAGGGTGAACGCCTTATCGTGGCCACCCGCCGGGAGCCCACGCCCGAGGCCGTGCGCAGGCTGGTGGAAGGCTGGCGGACCGTGCAGGCGCGCGAACTGTTCGCCCACGTCATCCGCGAACTGCTGCCGCGCCTGGACGCACTGGGCGCGCCCAGGCCCAAGGCCCTCACCATTCGCGCCATGAAAAGCCGCTGGGGCAGTTGCTCCCGCCAGCGGCGCATCACTCTGAACCTGCACCTCGTCAAGGCCCCGCTCGTCTGCATCGAGTACGTGGCCGCCCACGAACTCTGCCATCTGCTGCGCCACGCCCACGACGCCCGCTTTTACGCCCTGCTCGCGGCCGTCATGCCGGACTGGAAACAGCGCCGCGCCCTGCTGGCCGCACAGCCCATGGACTAA
- a CDS encoding selenium metabolism-associated LysR family transcriptional regulator, which produces MDFRKLEAFCKVFELKSFSKAGLELQLSQPTISAHVANLEEELGVPLFDRLGRTVMATQAGEVLYRGAKQVFQQVGRINSEIGLLRDMVVGDLLLGGSTIPANYILPPLLKQFLAMYPSLRVHMTIGDTDSIIRQVGQGRLELGIVGSQPEQQGISATPLHHDELVMVAAPSLLEGRDKPKTLRDLRSWPWIFRQRGSGTRRYLETMLKAAAITIGDLKVSLWVESTEAAIQCALAGLGVSVVSRLAAQPHLDRGELVCLDVLAQKLERSFYLIQRQGRELLPAASLFIEHVRNATKA; this is translated from the coding sequence ATGGATTTCCGCAAACTGGAAGCCTTTTGCAAGGTTTTTGAGCTCAAGAGCTTTTCCAAGGCCGGCCTTGAACTGCAGCTCTCACAGCCCACTATCAGCGCCCATGTGGCCAACCTGGAAGAGGAACTGGGCGTCCCGCTTTTCGACCGCCTCGGACGGACGGTCATGGCAACACAGGCTGGCGAGGTCTTGTACCGTGGCGCCAAGCAGGTGTTCCAGCAGGTGGGGCGAATCAATTCCGAGATCGGGCTTTTGCGCGACATGGTGGTGGGAGATCTGCTCCTTGGGGGCAGCACCATTCCGGCCAACTACATCCTTCCCCCGCTGCTCAAGCAGTTTCTGGCCATGTACCCCTCTTTGCGGGTGCACATGACCATCGGGGACACGGATTCGATCATCCGCCAGGTGGGGCAGGGGCGCCTTGAACTCGGCATTGTCGGCTCGCAGCCCGAGCAGCAGGGCATTTCCGCCACGCCGCTGCACCACGACGAACTTGTCATGGTTGCGGCTCCCTCGCTTTTGGAAGGGCGCGATAAACCGAAGACCCTGCGCGATCTGCGCTCCTGGCCTTGGATTTTTCGACAGCGGGGCTCTGGGACGCGGCGGTATCTGGAAACCATGCTCAAGGCTGCGGCCATCACCATTGGCGACCTGAAAGTCAGCCTCTGGGTGGAGAGCACGGAGGCCGCCATCCAGTGCGCCTTGGCGGGCCTTGGCGTCAGCGTCGTGTCACGCCTGGCCGCCCAGCCGCATCTGGACAGGGGAGAGCTGGTCTGCCTGGATGTCCTTGCCCAGAAGCTGGAGCGCTCCTTCTACCTCATCCAGCGGCAGGGACGCGAGCTTTTGCCCGCTGCCAGCCTGTTCATCGAGCACGTGCGCAACGCCACCAAGGCGTAA
- a CDS encoding rhodanese-like domain-containing protein, producing MTPRALLQALCSLVLCLGFTAMALAADPPQDQRKHTPLGKYLTSPEAHELWKAGGVAIVDVRTPEEYDFVGHPTMAPNVPVQLWVGKFDAGKKAMPLADNPAFVDQMKLRFKPGDAIAMLCRSGHRSALAAKKLIAAGFTNVFNIIDGFEGDKNTDKASPGFGKRTVNGWRNANLPWTNDLDEKLVFQADK from the coding sequence ATGACCCCTCGCGCCCTGCTTCAGGCCCTCTGTTCACTCGTGCTTTGCCTCGGATTCACAGCCATGGCTTTGGCCGCCGATCCGCCGCAGGACCAGCGCAAACACACGCCGCTCGGCAAGTACCTCACCTCTCCCGAAGCGCATGAGCTTTGGAAAGCGGGAGGGGTGGCCATCGTGGATGTACGCACGCCGGAAGAGTACGATTTCGTCGGGCACCCGACAATGGCCCCCAATGTCCCCGTGCAGTTGTGGGTGGGCAAATTCGACGCCGGGAAGAAGGCCATGCCCCTGGCGGACAATCCGGCCTTTGTGGACCAGATGAAGCTGCGCTTCAAGCCCGGCGACGCCATCGCGATGCTCTGCCGCTCCGGTCACCGCAGCGCCCTTGCGGCCAAGAAGCTCATTGCGGCGGGCTTCACCAACGTCTTCAACATCATTGACGGCTTCGAGGGCGACAAGAACACAGACAAGGCCAGCCCCGGATTCGGGAAGCGGACGGTCAACGGCTGGCGCAACGCGAACCTGCCCTGGACCAACGATCTGGACGAAAAACTGGTGTTCCAGGCCGACAAGTAG
- a CDS encoding menaquinone biosynthetic enzyme MqnA/MqnD family protein, translated as MLPLSPAPIRLGRIGYLNVLPLHYPLEQGILKPDTPFELVSGPPAELNVLMDQGRLDLSGCSCIEYARHPEKYLIVPDLAIGSRGPVQSVLLISRTRPEELDGASVLVSAQSHTSAALVDLLLRQHVGVSPRYRTGDATALLATGERPQAILCIGDEALNLRRHPDYPHRMDLGEAWRQWTGLPFIFGLWIARREPACARREEIKAGARLLIHAKKWGQANLDRISAVAARGSILSETEMRSYFDGLVYDLGLEELDGLRLFYERLAEAGVIPAPPELAFLPL; from the coding sequence ATGCTGCCCTTGTCCCCCGCCCCCATACGCCTGGGCCGCATCGGCTACCTCAACGTGCTGCCCCTGCACTACCCCCTGGAGCAAGGCATCCTCAAGCCGGATACGCCCTTCGAGCTGGTCTCCGGCCCGCCAGCCGAACTGAACGTCCTCATGGACCAGGGGCGGCTGGACCTTTCGGGATGCTCCTGCATCGAGTACGCGCGGCATCCGGAGAAGTACCTCATCGTTCCAGACCTGGCCATCGGCAGCCGGGGGCCGGTGCAGAGCGTGCTGCTCATCAGCCGCACCAGACCAGAAGAACTGGATGGGGCCAGCGTTCTGGTAAGCGCCCAGTCGCACACCTCGGCCGCGCTGGTGGACCTGCTGCTCCGGCAGCATGTCGGCGTGTCTCCGCGCTACCGCACCGGCGACGCCACCGCCCTGCTCGCGACCGGGGAACGGCCCCAGGCCATTCTCTGCATAGGGGACGAGGCGCTGAACCTGCGCCGACACCCGGACTACCCGCACCGCATGGATCTGGGCGAAGCTTGGCGCCAGTGGACAGGGCTGCCCTTCATCTTCGGACTGTGGATTGCGCGGCGAGAGCCGGCCTGCGCCCGACGCGAGGAAATCAAGGCCGGGGCGCGGCTGCTCATTCACGCCAAGAAATGGGGCCAGGCGAACCTGGACCGCATCTCCGCCGTGGCCGCCAGGGGCAGCATCCTCAGCGAGACGGAGATGCGTTCCTACTTCGACGGGCTGGTGTACGATCTGGGATTGGAGGAACTGGACGGGCTGCGGCTCTTCTATGAACGCCTGGCCGAGGCCGGGGTGATCCCGGCCCCGCCTGAGCTGGCGTTTCTGCCGTTGTAA
- a CDS encoding substrate-binding periplasmic protein yields MRAIVLLLLLSCLCLASPASADAPAAAASQEREASELAAQCPELVYTANPNYPPYHWVDSKGRLVGASVDLLKLAAPPGVRLKPVALPWKRALLLAERGEIDLILSLRITPERSRYLTFVPARAFPNPIVVFVRKNRAFPFTSWADLKGRRGGLSMGDTFGAGFDEYWRAELSLEEAKDMEGNFKKLHAGRIDYFVTSRYVGEAYAARHPEMADIVPLGAPISEQDIHFGFSRRSPCAALSRYISRRLRELDRSGVSERLLTEHLRRLRLGAGAQTR; encoded by the coding sequence ATGCGCGCAATCGTGCTCCTGCTTCTGCTGTCATGTCTTTGTCTGGCTTCGCCCGCCAGCGCGGATGCCCCTGCCGCGGCGGCGTCGCAGGAACGCGAGGCTTCGGAATTGGCGGCGCAATGCCCGGAGCTTGTCTACACCGCCAATCCCAACTATCCGCCATACCATTGGGTTGACAGCAAGGGGCGACTTGTGGGCGCAAGCGTCGATCTGCTCAAGCTTGCCGCGCCGCCGGGCGTGAGGCTCAAGCCCGTGGCGCTTCCGTGGAAACGGGCGCTGCTTTTGGCCGAGCGCGGCGAGATCGACCTGATTCTGAGTCTGCGCATCACCCCGGAGCGTTCCCGGTATTTGACCTTCGTCCCGGCGCGCGCCTTCCCCAATCCCATAGTGGTGTTTGTCCGAAAGAACCGGGCCTTCCCGTTCACGTCCTGGGCGGACCTCAAGGGGCGGCGCGGGGGGCTCAGCATGGGCGACACCTTTGGCGCGGGGTTCGACGAGTACTGGCGGGCCGAGTTGTCCCTGGAGGAGGCCAAGGACATGGAGGGCAACTTCAAGAAGCTCCACGCGGGCAGGATCGACTACTTTGTGACCAGCCGCTACGTGGGCGAGGCATATGCGGCGCGGCACCCGGAAATGGCCGACATCGTGCCCTTGGGCGCGCCGATTTCCGAACAGGATATCCATTTCGGGTTTTCCCGGCGTTCGCCCTGCGCGGCTCTGTCCCGCTACATCAGCCGCAGGCTGCGCGAGCTTGACCGTTCTGGGGTGTCCGAACGCTTGCTCACGGAACACTTGCGGCGTCTGCGCTTGGGCGCAGGTGCGCAGACACGGTAG
- a CDS encoding TetR/AcrR family transcriptional regulator has translation MDAPRPAPLPVFDKLAPLKQGRVLEESLAEFAEHGYHQASVNRIVARLGIAKGSLFQYFGNKEGLFRHLFARALEEIKAPLKAIRDADAGEPFPLRLRRVFVEGAAFARAHPRIWRIYRRMAAQEDFPLREALLSQLRGEALTYFRELVEGGQARGEIRADLDPRTAAFLIEAALDRALSAQDSPLLDAGHGLSSADQPLRAARLAALADTLSRGFCPPALQNADTTQAGDSHA, from the coding sequence ATGGACGCCCCACGCCCAGCGCCGCTTCCCGTCTTTGACAAGCTGGCCCCGCTCAAACAGGGCCGCGTGTTGGAGGAATCCCTGGCCGAATTCGCGGAACACGGCTACCATCAGGCCAGCGTCAACCGCATCGTGGCCCGGCTGGGCATCGCCAAGGGTTCGCTGTTCCAATACTTCGGCAACAAGGAGGGGCTGTTCCGGCACCTGTTCGCCAGGGCGCTGGAGGAAATCAAGGCCCCGCTGAAAGCCATACGCGATGCGGACGCCGGAGAGCCTTTCCCGCTGCGACTGCGGCGGGTGTTCGTGGAAGGCGCGGCCTTTGCCCGGGCGCATCCGCGCATCTGGCGCATCTACCGGCGCATGGCGGCGCAGGAGGACTTCCCCCTGCGCGAGGCCCTGCTGTCCCAACTGCGCGGCGAAGCGCTGACCTATTTCCGCGAACTGGTGGAGGGCGGCCAGGCGCGCGGGGAAATCCGCGCGGATCTGGACCCGCGTACCGCCGCCTTCCTTATCGAGGCCGCGCTGGACCGGGCGCTCAGCGCCCAGGATTCGCCCCTGCTCGACGCGGGGCATGGCCTCTCAAGCGCCGACCAGCCCCTGCGGGCCGCGCGTCTGGCCGCCCTGGCCGACACCCTGAGCCGGGGCTTTTGCCCGCCCGCACTCCAGAATGCAGACACAACACAGGCAGGAGATTCCCATGCGTGA
- a CDS encoding c-type cytochrome produces MGGSSGTVRGKFAAWLCAAGLCLGLAGAALAAGGASHAPVWPGGKALKQRLALGKKLYAEQCLPCHSIGGDENDIKPLTRHVATVGMEAYITGQGRLFDHMPLFEGTAKDKRALAEYITIVINKRKPDDVQMVPVKPLRHEVPPFDPAKDAYVLLAWNTLGMKCITDADAFFSFLPPGNAFNAVLVKRGPKPVLVSQGVELSYEVQDGFKNPSAHVDLWKFAPSLLGKELPLNVSASGKGMAGTLAYNEKTKLFEAAGIPVTPFSDDGSINPYPLFTMRAKDSSGALLAQTRFVAPVGSEMGCRSCHGGPWRKNGVSGVSAETAKNILAVHDKRSGTQLLAQAEKGKPVLCQSCHPDPLLNAPGDPKRLNLPAAIHGFHANYLTGQGEVTCSRCHPDSPTGVTRCLRDNHQAYTIGCSRCHGLLEDHTISLLKGELNQGKARAASFMEHLKPQMVKNADAVKARSPWLQEPDCSTCHTDGKRPDRKTSMAFNVWVEGPGKLFRAQKDAMGSMPCIGCHGAPHATYVAQSDYGKDRDNIQPVQYMGFAGVLGARGQCVVCHTQGMKADRHHPVPVMKIPAR; encoded by the coding sequence ATGGGCGGAAGCAGTGGGACAGTCAGGGGAAAATTTGCGGCCTGGCTCTGTGCGGCCGGGCTGTGCCTGGGCCTCGCGGGGGCGGCCCTGGCGGCCGGAGGCGCAAGCCATGCTCCAGTCTGGCCGGGCGGCAAGGCCCTCAAGCAGCGGCTGGCCCTTGGCAAGAAGCTCTATGCCGAGCAATGCCTGCCCTGTCACAGCATCGGCGGGGACGAGAACGACATCAAGCCCCTGACGCGCCATGTGGCCACCGTGGGCATGGAGGCGTACATCACCGGCCAAGGTCGGCTCTTCGACCACATGCCGCTCTTCGAGGGCACGGCCAAGGACAAGCGCGCCCTGGCGGAATACATCACCATCGTCATCAACAAGCGCAAGCCCGATGATGTGCAAATGGTTCCGGTGAAGCCCCTCAGGCACGAGGTCCCGCCCTTTGATCCTGCCAAGGACGCGTACGTACTGCTGGCCTGGAACACGCTGGGCATGAAGTGCATCACCGACGCCGACGCCTTTTTCTCCTTCCTGCCGCCGGGCAACGCTTTCAACGCCGTGCTCGTCAAGCGCGGGCCGAAGCCGGTGCTGGTAAGCCAGGGGGTGGAGCTCTCCTACGAGGTCCAGGACGGCTTCAAGAATCCCTCGGCCCACGTGGATTTGTGGAAATTCGCGCCGTCCCTCCTGGGCAAGGAGCTGCCGCTCAACGTCTCGGCCTCGGGCAAAGGCATGGCCGGAACCCTGGCCTACAACGAAAAGACGAAGCTCTTCGAGGCCGCAGGCATTCCGGTGACGCCATTCTCGGACGACGGGAGCATCAACCCCTACCCGCTGTTCACCATGCGGGCCAAGGACTCGTCCGGCGCGCTGCTGGCGCAGACCAGATTCGTGGCCCCGGTGGGCTCGGAGATGGGCTGCCGCAGCTGCCATGGCGGTCCCTGGCGCAAGAACGGAGTGTCCGGCGTCTCCGCCGAGACGGCCAAGAACATCCTGGCCGTGCATGACAAGCGCTCCGGCACGCAGCTGCTGGCTCAGGCCGAAAAGGGCAAGCCCGTGCTCTGCCAAAGCTGCCACCCGGACCCGCTGCTGAACGCGCCCGGCGACCCCAAGCGCCTGAACCTTCCTGCGGCCATCCACGGCTTTCACGCCAACTACCTCACCGGCCAAGGCGAGGTGACCTGCTCGCGCTGCCACCCGGACAGCCCCACCGGGGTCACCCGCTGTCTGCGCGACAACCATCAAGCCTACACGATCGGATGCTCGCGCTGCCATGGCCTGCTTGAGGACCACACCATCTCGCTGCTCAAGGGCGAGCTGAACCAGGGCAAGGCCCGGGCCGCCAGCTTCATGGAGCACCTCAAGCCGCAGATGGTCAAAAACGCGGACGCGGTGAAGGCGCGCTCTCCCTGGCTGCAGGAGCCGGACTGCTCCACGTGCCACACGGACGGCAAGCGGCCCGACCGCAAGACCTCCATGGCCTTCAACGTCTGGGTGGAAGGTCCGGGCAAGCTCTTCCGCGCCCAGAAGGACGCCATGGGCTCCATGCCCTGCATCGGCTGCCACGGCGCGCCGCACGCCACCTACGTGGCCCAAAGCGACTACGGCAAGGACCGGGACAACATCCAGCCCGTGCAGTACATGGGCTTCGCCGGAGTGCTGGGCGCGCGCGGGCAGTGCGTGGTGTGCCACACCCAGGGCATGAAGGCCGATCGGCACCATCCGGTCCCGGTCATGAAGATCCCCGCCAGATAG
- the mqnC gene encoding cyclic dehypoxanthinyl futalosine synthase → MDGLLDAAAKGARLDFDTAQALYRHADLHGLAHAAHRVRLRKHPEPIVTYVVDRNINYSNVCVCACRFCAYFRPPGNPDCFVLSHEQIGKKIEETLELGGTQILMQGGHHPDLPLSWYEDMLAFIKGTYPIHIHAFSPPEVAHFAKISGLSTAQVIARLKAAGLDSIPGGGAEILVDAVRSKVSPNKCSARQWLRIMEEAHAQGLRTTATMMFGHEEEPDDRLRHLFAVRESQDRSLRGARGGYTAFIPWTFQPENTNIAARKLTSVEYLRVLALSRLVLDNIDNVQVSWVTMGPKIAQLALFFGGNDFGSTMIEENVVRAAGVSFRLSRQEIDRLVLTAGFTPRQRRMDYSQVPQAQTAAAQEALA, encoded by the coding sequence CTGGACGGCCTGCTGGACGCAGCGGCAAAAGGCGCGCGCCTGGACTTCGACACCGCGCAGGCGCTCTACCGGCACGCGGACCTGCACGGCCTGGCCCATGCGGCGCACCGCGTGCGGCTGCGCAAGCACCCGGAACCCATCGTAACCTACGTGGTGGACCGGAACATCAACTACAGCAACGTGTGCGTCTGCGCCTGCCGCTTCTGCGCCTACTTCCGCCCGCCGGGAAATCCGGACTGCTTCGTGCTCTCCCATGAGCAAATCGGCAAAAAGATCGAGGAGACCCTGGAACTCGGCGGCACGCAGATCCTCATGCAGGGCGGCCACCATCCTGATCTGCCGCTTTCCTGGTACGAGGACATGCTGGCCTTCATCAAGGGCACCTACCCCATCCACATACACGCCTTCTCTCCGCCGGAGGTGGCGCATTTCGCCAAGATTTCCGGGCTGTCCACCGCGCAGGTCATCGCCCGGCTCAAGGCGGCGGGACTCGACTCCATCCCCGGCGGCGGAGCGGAGATACTGGTGGACGCCGTGCGCTCCAAGGTTTCGCCCAACAAGTGTTCGGCCAGGCAATGGCTCCGCATCATGGAGGAGGCGCACGCCCAGGGGCTGCGCACCACCGCCACCATGATGTTCGGGCATGAGGAGGAGCCGGACGATCGCCTGCGGCACCTGTTCGCCGTGCGGGAGAGCCAGGACCGCTCCCTGCGGGGCGCCCGGGGGGGCTACACAGCCTTCATCCCCTGGACCTTCCAGCCGGAAAACACCAACATCGCCGCACGCAAACTGACCAGCGTGGAGTATCTGCGCGTTCTGGCCCTCTCGCGCCTGGTGCTGGACAACATCGACAACGTGCAGGTGTCCTGGGTCACCATGGGACCAAAAATCGCGCAGTTGGCGCTCTTCTTCGGCGGCAACGATTTCGGCTCCACTATGATCGAGGAGAACGTGGTTCGCGCCGCCGGGGTGAGCTTCCGCCTTTCGCGCCAGGAGATCGACCGGCTTGTGCTCACCGCGGGGTTCACGCCCAGGCAGCGCCGCATGGACTACTCGCAGGTTCCCCAAGCGCAAACGGCCGCCGCGCAGGAGGCGCTGGCCTGA
- a CDS encoding DMT family transporter has protein sequence MTDERRAALLPMLALTAASILWASAFIAFKLAFQAYDTMFVVFARMVVAVLCFMPLYPRFRSQPYRKGDWKPIALMGLCEPGLYFLFETAAIKNTEAAQAGMITAMLPLLVAVGAHFILKERVSARTWAGFGLAVCGAVLLSLLSSATENAPNPTMGNFLEFLAMCCAMGYTILLKKLSARYSPMFLTFTQAAFGCLFFLPLMFLPGQSLPREFVLVPALSIAYLGAASTMGAYGLYSYGVSKIPASQASAFINLIPVATVLMAWAVLGETFGLGQYLASALVLGGVFLSQDRSSRAAPGQNPASRNGKARG, from the coding sequence CAGCGCCTTCATCGCCTTCAAGCTGGCCTTCCAGGCCTACGACACCATGTTCGTGGTCTTTGCGCGCATGGTGGTGGCGGTGCTGTGCTTCATGCCGCTGTACCCGCGCTTCCGCTCCCAGCCCTACCGCAAGGGCGACTGGAAGCCCATCGCGCTCATGGGCCTGTGCGAGCCGGGCCTCTACTTCCTCTTTGAGACCGCGGCCATCAAGAACACCGAGGCCGCCCAGGCGGGCATGATCACCGCCATGCTGCCCCTGCTGGTGGCTGTGGGCGCGCACTTCATCCTGAAGGAGCGCGTCAGCGCCCGCACCTGGGCCGGGTTCGGTCTGGCCGTTTGCGGCGCGGTGCTGCTCTCGCTCTTGTCCTCGGCCACGGAAAACGCGCCCAACCCAACCATGGGCAACTTCCTGGAATTCCTCGCCATGTGCTGCGCCATGGGCTACACCATCCTGCTCAAGAAGCTCTCGGCGCGCTATTCGCCCATGTTCCTCACCTTCACCCAGGCCGCCTTCGGCTGCCTGTTCTTCCTGCCCCTCATGTTCCTGCCGGGGCAAAGCCTGCCGCGCGAATTCGTGCTGGTTCCGGCCCTGTCCATCGCGTATCTGGGCGCGGCCAGCACCATGGGGGCCTACGGTCTGTACAGCTACGGGGTGAGCAAAATCCCCGCCAGCCAGGCTTCGGCCTTCATCAACCTCATCCCCGTGGCCACAGTGCTCATGGCCTGGGCCGTGCTGGGCGAGACCTTCGGCCTGGGGCAGTACCTGGCCTCGGCTTTGGTGCTGGGCGGCGTGTTCCTGAGCCAGGACCGCTCAAGCCGGGCCGCGCCAGGGCAGAACCCGGCAAGCCGCAACGGGAAAGCCAGGGGCTAG
- a CDS encoding 1,4-dihydroxy-6-naphthoate synthase gives MRLSLHYSPCPNDTFIFHALSAGLVRVPGVEFAVRLADVERLNQAAAGHEPDVCKVSVAAAAAVLDEYLVLRAGGALGRGVGPILVARAGVRLEDLDGRPVAIPGSRTTAALIFGLLCRERGIAPRLVELVYDEVMPAVESGACAAGVVIHEGRFTYAERGLSRLLDLGAWWEDARGLPIPLGCIVMRRSLGLDLCRAVDEGIRQSLRHARAHPEASALYIREHAQEMDPEVIARHIETFVTEASLDLGPEGEAAAVALMGEARRGLGLGAFPRGLFLPVEAV, from the coding sequence GTGCGACTGAGCCTGCACTATTCGCCTTGCCCCAACGACACCTTCATCTTCCACGCCCTTTCGGCCGGGCTGGTGCGCGTGCCGGGCGTGGAGTTCGCCGTGCGCCTGGCCGATGTGGAGCGCCTGAACCAGGCTGCGGCCGGGCACGAGCCGGACGTGTGCAAGGTTTCCGTGGCTGCGGCAGCGGCGGTGCTGGACGAATATCTGGTGCTGCGCGCGGGCGGTGCCCTTGGCCGCGGCGTGGGGCCGATTCTGGTGGCCAGGGCGGGCGTTCGGCTGGAGGACCTGGATGGTCGCCCCGTGGCCATTCCCGGCAGCCGCACAACGGCGGCGCTCATCTTTGGCCTGCTGTGCAGGGAGCGGGGCATCGCGCCCAGGTTGGTGGAGCTGGTCTACGACGAGGTCATGCCCGCGGTGGAATCCGGCGCGTGCGCCGCCGGGGTCGTGATCCACGAAGGACGGTTCACCTATGCCGAGCGAGGGCTTTCGCGCCTGCTCGACCTTGGGGCCTGGTGGGAGGACGCGCGCGGTCTGCCCATTCCGCTGGGCTGCATCGTCATGCGCCGCAGTCTTGGCCTGGATCTGTGCCGGGCGGTGGACGAGGGGATCCGCCAAAGCTTGCGCCACGCCCGCGCGCATCCCGAAGCCAGCGCGCTGTACATTCGGGAACACGCGCAGGAGATGGACCCGGAGGTTATCGCAAGGCATATCGAGACCTTTGTCACCGAGGCCAGCCTGGACCTTGGCCCGGAGGGCGAAGCGGCCGCCGTGGCCCTCATGGGCGAGGCACGCCGTGGGTTGGGCCTTGGCGCGTTCCCCCGTGGCCTTTTTTTGCCCGTCGAAGCTGTTTGA
- the rplQ gene encoding 50S ribosomal protein L17 → MRHNKSGRKLNRNSSHRSAMFKNMARAVLIHETIRTTEAKAKELRGVVDGLITLALKNDLSARRQAYKVLGNHQLVKRLFDEVGPRYTGGNGGYTRIVKLSQPRVGDSAPMVIFELTKLAEQGAEVTAPKAEPKTEAAPAE, encoded by the coding sequence ATGAGGCATAACAAGTCCGGGCGCAAGCTCAACCGCAACAGCTCCCATCGCAGCGCCATGTTCAAGAACATGGCGCGTGCCGTGCTCATCCACGAGACCATCCGCACCACTGAGGCCAAGGCCAAAGAGCTGCGCGGCGTGGTGGATGGCCTCATCACCCTGGCCCTCAAGAACGACCTGAGCGCCCGTCGCCAGGCCTACAAGGTTCTTGGAAACCACCAGTTGGTGAAGCGCCTCTTCGACGAGGTTGGCCCCCGCTACACCGGCGGAAACGGCGGATATACCCGTATCGTCAAGCTCTCCCAGCCCCGCGTGGGCGACAGCGCCCCCATGGTCATCTTCGAGCTGACCAAGCTTGCCGAGCAGGGTGCAGAAGTCACGGCCCCCAAGGCCGAGCCCAAGACTGAAGCTGCGCCCGCCGAATAG